The Candidatus Deferrimicrobium sp. nucleotide sequence CGTTGCGGGTGTACCCGACGACGACCATCTTCCCGGTCGTGCCGGAGGTGGCGTGGAACTCGACGATGTCCTTCTGGGGTGCGGTGAAGAGGCCGAACGGGTAGTAGTCGCGGATCTCGGCCTTCGCGGTGAACGGCAGTCTCCGTACGTCGTCCAGCGAGCGGATCTCCCCCGGCTTCACCCCCGCATCGTCCAGCTTCTTCCTGTAGACCGGGTTCTTCGCGTAGACGTAGGAAAGCATCTTCTGCCACTTCCCCAACTGGATCCGCCGCATCTCCTCGCGTCCGATCGTCTCTTCCCTGCTCCAGGCCATGGCGTCGTCTCTTCCTTTCGTCCGGTGGGTTGCGAGCCCGGCGGGAACCGCCTACTTCGCCGGGTAGTCGTAGAATCCTTTGCCGGTCTTCTTCCCGAGGTACCCGGCCTTCACCATATTCCGCACCAGGCCGGGAGGGGCGAACCGGGCCTCCTTCGTGTAATTATGGAAGATCTCCCCCACATAATAGGAGATTTCCACGCCGGTGTAGTCCATGAGTTCGAAGGGACCCATCGGCATGCCGCATCCGAGCTTCATCGCCGTGTCGATATCCTCGGCCGACGCGACCCCCCCCTCGAGAATACGGGCCGCGTCGAGCATATACGGGACGAGAAGCCGATTCACGACGAAGCCGGGGGTGTCCTTGCAGGTGATGGCGGTCTTTCCGAGCTTTTTCGCCATCGCCAGCGCCAGATCGGTGGTTTCCTGTCCGGTCTGCAGGGCGGGGATCACCTCGACCAGCTTCATCACCGGAACCGGGTTGAAGAAGTGCATGCCGATGAACTTCGCGGGTCTCTTCACGAGGGAGGCCATCTCTGTGATCGAAAGGGAAGAGGTGTTGGTCGCATAGATCACCTCGTCGCCGCAGATCGCGTCGAGCTTCTCGAAGATCGCCTTCTTCACGTCGACGCTCTCGAAGACCGCCTCGAAGAGAAAGGGGACGCCCTTCAGGGTGGCGACGTCGGTCGAAAAGCTGATCCGGCCCAGAACCTGCTTCTTCTGCTCCTCGGTGATCTTCTCCTTCGCGACCAGTCGTTCGAGGATCTTCGCGATCGCCTTCGACGCCCTCGCGCAGGCCGCGTCATCGACGTCCACCGCCTTGACCTCGAATCCCGACTGGGCCGCGACCTGGATGATCCCCGTCCCCATGCTGCCGGCGCCCACGACCCCTACGGTCTTGATCTCCTCCACGTTCATCGCGCATCCTCCGTTGGAATGGTATTCGTCCCGTTCCTGTTATCTGCTTAAAAATACCGGTTTCCGTTTTTCGGCGAAGGCGACGAGCCCCTCCTTCGCGTCGTGGGTCCCGAGGTTTTCGAGACCGTATTTCCGTTCGACTTCCAGCGCCTGCTCCATGGGGAGGTCGATCCCTTCGTACACCGCCGCCTTGATGTACCCCATCGCCTTCCCGGCTCCGGACGCCAGCTGCTCGGCGAATTTCATCACCTCTTCCATGAACGTCTCCGGCTCGATCAGCCGGTCGACGAGGCCGATCGCCAACGCCTCCTCGGGCCCCATCGCCTTTCCTCGAAGGAGGATGTCCATCGCCTTCGAAAGCCCGATCAGCCGGGGAAGCCGTTGGGTGCCGCCCGCTCCCGGAAGGATCCCAAGCGTCGCCTCGGGGAGGCCGATGAGGGCCTTCCCCTTTTTCATGAGCCGGTAATCGCACGCCATCGCCAGCTCGCAGCCGCCGCCGAGGGCGTGGCCGTTGATGGCGGCGACGACGACCTTCCTCATGCGGGGAAGAAGGTTGAACGCGTCCTGCAGGAGCTTCGAGAACGCT carries:
- a CDS encoding 3-hydroxyacyl-CoA dehydrogenase family protein, whose translation is MNVEEIKTVGVVGAGSMGTGIIQVAAQSGFEVKAVDVDDAACARASKAIAKILERLVAKEKITEEQKKQVLGRISFSTDVATLKGVPFLFEAVFESVDVKKAIFEKLDAICGDEVIYATNTSSLSITEMASLVKRPAKFIGMHFFNPVPVMKLVEVIPALQTGQETTDLALAMAKKLGKTAITCKDTPGFVVNRLLVPYMLDAARILEGGVASAEDIDTAMKLGCGMPMGPFELMDYTGVEISYYVGEIFHNYTKEARFAPPGLVRNMVKAGYLGKKTGKGFYDYPAK
- a CDS encoding enoyl-CoA hydratase/isomerase family protein; protein product: MEYKFITMQRAGRILTILLNRPPTNPLSGAFGRELFDAFKEADRAEDVTVVVITSALEKAFVAGADIKEMASMDRAASEAFSKLLQDAFNLLPRMRKVVVAAINGHALGGGCELAMACDYRLMKKGKALIGLPEATLGILPGAGGTQRLPRLIGLSKAMDILLRGKAMGPEEALAIGLVDRLIEPETFMEEVMKFAEQLASGAGKAMGYIKAAVYEGIDLPMEQALEVERKYGLENLGTHDAKEGLVAFAEKRKPVFLSR